The following DNA comes from Girardinichthys multiradiatus isolate DD_20200921_A chromosome 2, DD_fGirMul_XY1, whole genome shotgun sequence.
TCGCCCCTGAGGTtggattttaaatcattttagaacCCGGTAAAGACTGGAACCCTTTTTTCATATCATATTAGGGAGGCATTTAAATAGGGTGCACTTTTTCCAATGACTAGGTATTCTGTCTACTGCATATTGTTGCAGGATTCCTCTTCAGACATACAATAAACACCATTTCAGAAAAGGCACAAAGTGTGACACACAAGCAGATGCCATCTGATTTTAGAACACAGCCCTCGCTTTCAATAACTGCCGATGGAGGATGCAATGTCCCAACCAAGAAAAACTCACGGATAAATGCATCAGACAGGCACCAAGGAAGACAATAATAAGACATGACTACTTATCTCACCTACACAATCCTCATCACTGACTCCCAGAACAAACAAACTGTCAAGACTTTACCAAGGATAAATGTTGCTCCTGCAGACCTTTTTCTGAGCCGTAAGTTGGGGAAAGGAGATGTATTGAAAACAAGGAAGCACATTATTCAGAGTGATGCATAGAAGAAGAGGCAAATGTTTGTGGTCTTTCAACCATGACAGATGATCTCTAAAGTGAATTATTGGGGtagattttaaaaagtcaacATTTTCACTCAGCAAATAAAGAACAATACAACTGTACTTGCTGTTTAGCAGCATTTTGTTTTGCCATCATAAGAGTTAAAATTTAACAAGGAACATTGAGATTtgttctattttatttaatttatataaGAATGAAGATAAACAGTCTTTTTAAATCTAGTtcataatgttttattaaatctcATTCATATAATTCAGTGTGAGTTTTACTATAAGATAAGCAGCACAAGATTGTACTCTATAAAGTAGAAATAATTATTATTGGACAACAAAGAGTGTACTTACAGTTCCTGTCAAAACTGTAATAGTCAGACTCCTGCTGCTCTTCAGGACTTTCACAGcctaataaaaaaagatttaaaacaaacacaaaagtcAGGATTCAAATTTTAATTTCGTAGACTTTCCTCAATGACCCAGGAGAACCCGCAGGTAGATACATTGTGTACTTATCAGTTTGTAAACCTTCCTCTGACACAGATGAATACtgaaaataatgacaaaaatcACCTCTTTGTGGTCCACAGTGGTGAAATCCTCTCCGTTCACCTCCACAATCTGGTCTCCAACCTATAGTAGATACAAGTCACATCAAGTATCGACTGCATGAGAGTAAACACTCAGTAACAAATACATTAACCATTGACTAGTTCATGTGTGTATTAATAAGATATTAAGTCTAAGTCAATACAAGAcataataaattagaattaccatgtttttaaactgtctgCCTCCTAATCAATGTTAATAGTAAgcaaaggtttatttaaatgattttttaacCCTTAATAAGTATGTCAATCATAGAAATAAACTAACATGGCCTAATTTCAGTAATAAAACCATAAATCACAGATGTTAAGATAGTAAAAATATCTATTACTTATGTGAACTTTTGGCCcctaattatttatttgtagtCTATTACATAGTGCTAATGCATGCaattttcttcaaacttctaaAAATAACTACATTTCTGAATTTGGATAAGAGGTAGCAATGCTTAATTTTATGTTATTAAACATGTAATTAATAATGAATTTACTATTTCAGGATGAAGTCACTGAGAAGTCAAAAGTAGTTTTACCCTTTCAGCCTTTTCAGATGCATCATATTATAACAAAAatatactgtttttatttattgtactgGAATATTATGGGATATATCAGCACAATATAGTGCATAactttgaagtggaaggaaaagagtGATGTTCGAAATATTACAAATTAAGATCTGAAAGTGTGGTGAGAATATCTTTtatcccacaacatgatgctgccacttcaTATAAAATATGTGAGTATCAATAAATAGGAagctgtaatgtaacaaaatgtgaaacagttggTGGGGCATACAATCGGACTATATGACCAGATTATATTAGAATGAACTTGATTGATTGAGATTAAGTTTTAACTGAACTGGCTTCTGTACAAATTAATAGAAATTAGATTTCTTTTGTTCTTGTTGAGAAGTTttgttatataattttttttttgtccaggtTGCCCTTAGAAACAGTGatccatgcatttattttgtctctAGTAGTAAACTTATGTTGGACTGAGTCTGTCCTTGCTCTCTTGTCTGCAGCTGGTTTAAAATGCTGCTGCACGTGCTCATAAAACAGAACACATCAACCCTGTTCTGGCCGAGCTCCACCGGCTAGCTGTGCATTTTAtagttctttttttaatttattttttaaatgttttaatgatctTGCCTCGCCGTACCTCTCTGAGCTTCTTCATTCCTACTTCCGTTCCCGACCCCTTAGGTCGGCCGAATGGCAGCTCctgctggagctgctgtttattgattttttttgtcggtcaatgtcatatttttatatacagtatgtttttcttttaatgtttgtttttagtatCCAGTTATATGCAGTACTTAGTTTCTGCTCTGGttgttcaaaaatgttttatgagtAAAGTTGGTATGATATATATACTTTGTGAATggtagtaaataaaaaaaaaaaacttcttaatGTGTGATTTTAGTTCTATCActaaagtgaaataaaacttGGGTATTTAGAGCGACTGAATTAGATCCCTcctaaaacaaattacagtcTTTGCTCACTATTAATAATCAATAATTGGAATAGTATTGAGACAATTCCCAAATAACAGTGTATTAATTGTAGAATCAAGTTATTTAGAATAATTAAAtaacaatttctttaaaaattcaATGAAGTGATAATATGCCCATTAAGAGAGAATTAGGGATTGCTTAATGTATGTTCCTTAATCCAAGACATTATAAAGTACTTTCTAGACTTTTGGAGAAATCACCTCAAGTCCAACTTCTGCGGAGAGGGAGCCTGGCTTGACGTTACTGATGTAAATACCAGGTTTCTGGGTTGGACCACTGGAGATGCTGATGCCCATACCCTTAGTACCCACAAGACTGAGGAAAACCTTCTTCTCCTTGATCTCCTTCCCACCAATAGACGCCAAGCCGGCCACACTGCTTCTCTTCTCCTAAAGCAGTACAgacaaaacaactaaacaaaaaacaaaagtctaTAAACTGGTTATATCTATGAAGAGAATACTGAGCCTGTTACCCCTGATTCAGACACAAACTGGTCCACAAACTGCCACTTGAGGGGTTCATTGGATGAGCTGgaccaaacagaaacaaacaaaaatggaaatgtCTCTGGACACTAATCTCATGTAGgatgaagaaaataattaagaaaTCTTACCTTTTGACTGGGATCATTCCCACGTCTGCATAAGAAGaagaatacataaaaaaaatcatacaaatAATAAGGAATTATATATTCTTCCTGGTACTGATGTCACCAAAGTAATTTCAACATACGGCGAACTTTGAGTGACACAATCTTTTTCGTCTTGATGAGGCTGATGACTTCCTCGTGGATGCAGGAGGAGATGGAGTATCCATTGATTCGCACGATCTCGTCACCCACCTGTAAATCAGCATAGATACAGATATAAAGATGACATAATTCAATTCATCTATTGAGGTCAGAGATGACATTACTAATAATCCAACATTTGCTTTTTGCTCAATACAACGTGATCTATTAATTTGTGTGATCTATTATTATTTCATGATTTGTCTCTGAATAACACTTTTCTTCATTAAATCGGTTTACAATACATTTACATGACTGCTGTAGAACAGTACGGGGACTGAGAAGAAGAGAATGAATAATGTCCATCTCATTAAACTTATAGATAAAGACACTATTCCCTGAAAGTCctacattagttttttttttattgtataatCCCAAAGAAATTATCAACGCCAGTCGGGTGTTCAACATCTGCTTTTAGCTAACTTTAGcaatctaaaacatgaaaatgtcatatCTGTGACATTTAACACCTATGTTACAGTCTGCAATTTTACAAGGTACTACTGTCATGCTGGGTTATTTTGTCCAGCCAAATAATGATTATTGGCTCAACCAAAGTAAGTTTCCTTTAAcacttttgtttctattttttgtgtACAAATGAAATCAATGATTTTGTTGTGATTAGTGTAACGTTTGAATAGAACCTCATTACCCACTAtacataaatactttttcaagtcTAGTAATACTGCACCAACTAATTCCCTTTATCTAAGGATCTCTTTATGTTCTAAAAGAGATAACAGGTTGCTAGTTCTGTTGAATATAGAGGTAGTTTCAAAGTTTAACTTCTTTATTGTACTGGAgtcttattttattgtttattttaaaaaggtttctttGTATTATTAGTTTTAAAGGTCAGCTTCTAGAAGCCTAACCAGGGACTGAGCCTGTGAATTAGCTTGTGGCTAGAGGGCCTATAGACAGGACAATTGTATCTTTTAAATGCAATGTTGTTTTAAGTCTTGTATTTGctcaaaaacatttcaaaaaaataattaatgtcCTGAGTGAAACCCAAACAGTTTTCTATATTGTTGCCGAAGCTTTTATGGAatggtttttaacaaaatgcatTAATTTGTTACAGTGGCCTAATCAAagaccagacctaaatccaattgagaacaTGGGGCAAAACCTGAAAGCTGATGTTAACAGATGCCATTCATCTCATCCcactaatctttagctcctttGCTAAGAATTAAGAAAAATTTATAGATAAGCAATGCGTGTAAAGACATGCTTCATAAAACTGGCAGCAATAACTGTAGCAAAACCAAGGATGGACTCAGAGGTGATGAATACACatacaagccacacttttcagatcttcaTTTGTATATAAAAAACCATATATCCTTTTCTGTTTACATTaaaattatgtgctactttgtgttagcctgtcacataaaatctggataaaatatataaaattttgtggttttaactttacctaatattaaaaaaaaactttgagaaCATAAgaacttttgcaatgcactggataagggaaaatatttttttctttgattttaatATGTGCACTTCGTTTTGTGTAAAAATGTGCAACAactagaaaagaaaacagaaaaaaagaaaaaaaaagtccctGTAATATCTACATACCTGAAGGCCAACATTGTAAGCTTGTCCATCTTTGACAATCTGCGAAATGTAGAGTCCAGAGCCAAACTCTAGTCCTCCTCGAACACTGAGCCCCAGTCCATCACGGTGTGATCGATCCAAGCGCACCTCTTTAAGTTTCCTGAAAGCATCACGGTTTATTGAGGTGCAAACCCGTTGGCCTAAACACAATACAGCTGTAATTGTCTCTACaggaaaaacagctaaaatgcTACGCTGTACTCACCGTGACCTCTTGGGCGTGAGCTGGTCATACTCGACTTGATGTTTAAGTGGGATCAGAGGTCGGATAGTATCAAACAGAGGAAGCCGTTTTGGTTCGTTGATAACCAGCTTCAGGTCTCCCACCAGTACCGGCAAATTCATTGACCTGAAAGAAAGAGAATGGGTTACACCAGCCTATGCTATCTTTTACTTTTGCCTCATAGTGGAAAAGGCAGCTAGTTTTGAGTGAACAATACAAAGCATAATCACGATTAAAACTTATGAAAGAATAAAAAGTCATGGTTTTAATAAATTGAACTGTTAAGGTGAATAAGAATTAGGTTCTGACCATCATCTAGTCGTCGGAAACTAAGAACAGCCTTGGTGCTTCATTGGATTCAGGAATAAAATTGCAAGCCAGGCGCTGCTAATTAAACACTTGATAAACTGATTAATATAATGTGACTGTCGGTATATAAGCATTAGTTTTGTTGTTTGCTGGTCTGAGGAAAACAGGTGctgtatgtgtgtttttctaCTTCCGCCTCTCCGCCTGCTCagatgcttttctcctaagctccctgcttgcttgcattcttttctTCCTAACGTTTTATCTCTTAACCAAAATTACttaaatattggactaaaactacttcttaccagcgactctcaaggattattattagttttattttttttctaaaggattttgatgtttttataatcgaactcgaaagaaggacaagttgacacCAGCTAATCAgaacaaaatgcctcccttcaccacagaggactttgacaaacttttacagcaattggctgttttggagatgaaaatccatcgactagaagtgaatgtggaggtgaatatggggtataACGACGATTCAACTCTGcttgtgatcccaaacagtgacagccagctcaacgactcagccggcaatcagaacactgagaataaacctaccagcagaccctcctggcatgttttaggcgcatTCTCCGTTTGTTCTGGTGTCACTTCCTGAATACTTATATCCCATGTCGCTGTTAATCCTAAATATCTGAGACCCGATCCTGTTTGGTGTGATCTTGAGTTTGGATTGCATGAGATTGTTTTGTGGTGAATCGAATGCATCTTAAGTTTGCAGTGAGCATTGTAGTGGTTTAGGAGGGTTTGTCCGCCTGACGTGGTGTTTAAATTCGGGTTGAACATTATCGGATTGACAACAAATGGGTAAAAGTAACGGGAAACCCTCTTATCTGTGTAACAATAAATATTAACTTCATTCTGGTTGTTTATTGCCCTTTGGCTTGACTGGGTCATAACATATGTATCTACTTTAGTTTTATGTATAATAAGATTTAAACTGATTAAATTAGAGGCTTGTGGTGATTTTCAAAGATTCTTTGTAGGATGTGCTGATATGTCTGACTGAACATAAATTATAGCaatgaaatatatattaaaCTCCTGGTCATTTATgacagtgatttattttatttttttcctgagaaggtaaaataataaaaatatcaatCAATCTGTAATCAGTCATCAATGAATAATTTTCTGTTCGCATATTTTCCTTATTGGAGCAACATTGATCAATCAAccactgattgattgattgacaaAGCCCAACTTTGAGATAATCTTGTAGTTTAAAGTCTGCAGGTCGTCATGCCTGTATTACCACAAACCCACAAGACGGGTATCATGTGGACATGAAGTCAACTTGCTTGAAAAGTTTGAAGGGGCCTTAAGCAGGCtccacagaaataaatgctcacAAACCTCAGTGGACTGATAcaaagttgtatttttttcacaGCAATGTGGACAAGTCATACAACAAACAGCTAATGTGGGATGCAGTTTTTACCATGACTCACAGCAAAATGGATATTTATGATAAAAGTATTAAATTATTGAAGGGAGCGAAGCAgcaaaaaataacagaagaaaaCCAATATAGCTGTACTAAAAGCATGCTTTAAAAGCCTGTGAACTATTTCTAACCCCAAAATATTTATCCGGTTACTATATTTACATAATTCTTACTACAGACTTTCATTTCAACCAAACAGTAGCAGGAAATTAGGTTCTCTAATTTACTAATTCAAATGCCTCTCCACACCAATCGGACTGATTCCTAATGCAATATAGTACAGATTATTATAATAGTTCACAgtggactgttttttttttacatttctttcctAAACAATGgatcaataataaataattattgcaGTTCTATGGAAAAAGATAATTCAATATTCTCTGTTACAATTCAGATAGAAACAAAAGGCACCTCGAGCAATTacaaaagcagcaaaaaaaaacatgtgacgTGTGGCCTGCTTGTTTAATTATGCATACGTGTCATTTTAGCTCCATTTGAAGGATGAACATAAAAGAGCTTTTGTCGATAACTAGCCAAGCTTGTCGGAGCACAATAGAAATGGATCAGAGGCTCAACCAATGAGGCCATGGTCTCTGTCTGTACAAAGATTAATTGAAACCTAGAAGACTTTTAGTCTACTGGCCTCATGAAGCGCACCATGTTCCCATGATCTCAGAAAGCaagttgctttaaaaaaaagatacaaaacaGCACAGTTTAAAGTACAAAATATGCcttaaaaattttgaaaaataaggaaaactgaAAGTAAAACAGATTTTCCGCATATCAATACAAGGGCGTTTACTGCAAGACTTTATTCAGTTATTATTTCAAGTAGTTCTTGTTAAATGACAAGATTTTATAAATACTCAACAGTTCAATTATACAGATGTATTGGGGTTTAAAGAGCAATTAAGAACATACAACACCAACCGCCAACTATAACCGCCTGAAGAATGACAGATTGTACTCACTGGTGATACATCCGGAGAACATCGTAAAGGTAATCCTTCTCTGCCTCATTTTCAATCAGCAGCTCCACCTGCAACAGAACAGAAACATCTGGTGCCATCCTTCTTCTGTCAGCTCAtcaacaaacacacactgtTACTTCTGTCCCAGTCCCACCAAAACCACAGGGGGCCAAAGCCATCTACCAACCTGATGATGGCTCAGGTGCAGCAGGATGGTTTTCAGGAAACGCTTCGGCCAATCACTGATGCACATTTCACCAGTGATTCACTATTTTCCCTTCACTATTTTCTATCACAAACTAAATTCAGAACCTGATTTCTTTCAAGCAGCAGGACTGAGGTTGAAGCGAAGATGTAGGATGATCTGAATCTCTGACTGCTGTACTTCTCTTTCACACCACTGGGAGATAATAACCGTAGGAGAGGCAGCAAGAGGAAGGTCAGTAGTGTCACCTTACATCTCACAGACATGACACCAACATTCACACACAAACTTATCTTTAACTCCTAAAAGAATAAAGATTATATTACAATATAGAAATTACTTTTTAGAATATGGTTctacttgtttttttaattattcaaattcagaagtctacatatattttccttatttttagtAGTATTGCCTTTTTAAATGGGgtcaaacctttaaaaaataataaataaataaaaatcagaataaCCAGTACTCCAAGAAATTCTTAAAATTTAATGTGGGCAGAAATGAAATGACGCCTTCCCTGCTGTCGTCAGCTTGTTACAGATCCAAGCCAATTGATGTATCTTTATAAAGGTTAGACAAACATTTAAGCCAATCAGAGGCAAACTAGACATGAAGCCAGTCATTTCTGCCCACATTAAATTTGAAGAACTTCTTGGAGTGCTGgttatcctgtttttttttagctccttCAGACCCGCTCACCCATTCATGCTTCCCTTTTTTTCTACTTTGGAATTGTGCACACTGTCTTGCTTCTTCTGCAGAAAAACTCACATTATACCGCCGCCCCTGTACTTTACAGTTGGCATGGTGTTCTCAGGTTTCCAAGCTTCCAATTTATCctccaaatgtaaaaaaacagttATAATAGCCAATTTGTTGATTCGCACATTTCTTaccattttctaccacttattccatagtgggtcgcaggggagcgggtgcctatctccagcagtctatgggcaagaggcagggtccaccctggacaggtcaccagtccatcacagggcaacacacaaacaaccatgcacacacctaatggtggtttagagagaccaattaacctaacaggcatgtctttggactgtgggag
Coding sequences within:
- the ush1c gene encoding harmonin isoform X1, translated to MERKVARDFRHKVELLIENEAEKDYLYDVLRMYHQSMNLPVLVGDLKLVINEPKRLPLFDTIRPLIPLKHQVEYDQLTPKRSRKLKEVRLDRSHRDGLGLSVRGGLEFGSGLYISQIVKDGQAYNVGLQVGDEIVRINGYSISSCIHEEVISLIKTKKIVSLKVRHVGMIPVKSSSNEPLKWQFVDQFVSESGEKRSSVAGLASIGGKEIKEKKVFLSLVGTKGMGISISSGPTQKPGIYISNVKPGSLSAEVGLEVGDQIVEVNGEDFTTVDHKEAVKVLKSSRSLTITVLTGTGKELFMTDEERLGAEARRELERQELMHQKKVAMETNKIIKEQQEKERQRKMEISQKLAEEEERYKSEMEKIEAAEKKHNREWEEDWGSEDRPKSPRSPKNSPHVPPEMKTTQSPKAKSSLGGASFFTEEEEEDEEDNQGFQKYEDDFDPYSMFSSDQIDGRDVRLLRIKKAGQLDVALEGGADSPLGKLVVSSVYEGGAADKHGGVVPGDELMAVNGKILIDATLAEGQNSLGRAWNNGGDWIDVVIAVSPPKDYEDEVTFF